A portion of the Sulfuricurvum kujiense DSM 16994 genome contains these proteins:
- a CDS encoding helicase-related protein translates to MAKKKKKMIKLNQSIRHFFGDEGFDEGIERVPTDVLVALAHTLGVFNGTTDKTGLIKTFRRIWSEGESDNREMIVSFFKHEGKIYPNPKPKEKPHEREEKINEMLEGFDITPEERRALHASFIDIRTRKITPEKIASKLEHIRYTRKREQLEKALEGKFNFDDSLEYYASITYHIDTEIFTKIHILKTAPLNEKRLHEESIEVLVPEITELKTALTTQKQEQTNLFLSSLNLSDHRYLTKEQIIASLKSAPPSTQTYGTLSVEILRDVLARHLHTPLTSVTNDDLIVEIDKQLHLPHRIEPLEYTLSLHLDIHELSRQIWNEEELTITTMVEEQSIQEERIFLQELEHLVEECRTRSKLLEIDDESLYEIVYELLLPYLTLTPHISSKTSRRVLFAYDQRIAGELLKRQRQALLARTVRDFKNLFPLARSLRRRLIFHTGPTNSGKTYTAFQQLKKAGTGYYLAPLRLLALEGYENLREQGVSASLITGEEQLLDEDATHISSTIEMLSFESEVDCCVIDEVQMIDDRDRGWAWANAIIGAPAKTVIMTGSPNAKEAIIALAEYLGEPLEIIEFERKNPLELLKSPTPITAIEPKTAVIAFTRSNALRLKQQLSKTYRTSVIYGNLSPEVRREEARRFREGETDILVATDAISMGLNLPIKTLLFSKADKFDGQNQRNLTATEVRQISGRAGRYGLSEKGYVGALTADVLKTISSLFTKAIEPIVLPFNVMANFDHIMLVSNILEEKSLSNIVDFFVRNMKFEGPFRAANLESMQEASAIVDRYDLDMRTKYTLATAPLSTSSPLVMAAFERYVRALEQKKPIAYIPPQRLGLHALSMEELQEAEDRIKEISLYLWLSYRLGEFFVDAEKARTFRGELNRFIENSLQQSHFVPRCKTCGKPLAPNAEFSICQSCFNNLNRSKAQQARSNPAEKKYSSKRR, encoded by the coding sequence ATGGCAAAGAAAAAGAAAAAAATGATCAAACTCAATCAATCCATCCGCCATTTTTTCGGTGATGAAGGATTTGACGAAGGGATAGAACGGGTTCCGACCGATGTGCTCGTTGCCCTGGCCCATACGCTGGGCGTATTTAACGGAACGACCGATAAAACCGGTTTAATCAAAACGTTTCGTCGCATATGGTCGGAAGGGGAGAGCGACAATCGTGAGATGATCGTCTCTTTTTTCAAACACGAGGGGAAAATCTACCCCAATCCGAAACCCAAAGAGAAACCGCACGAGCGGGAAGAAAAAATCAACGAGATGCTGGAAGGTTTTGACATCACACCCGAAGAGCGCCGGGCATTGCATGCTTCGTTTATCGATATACGTACCCGAAAAATTACCCCCGAGAAAATAGCCTCCAAGTTGGAGCACATCCGCTATACACGAAAGCGCGAGCAGCTCGAAAAAGCGTTAGAGGGAAAATTCAATTTCGACGATTCACTGGAGTATTATGCTTCGATCACTTATCACATCGATACCGAAATATTTACGAAAATTCATATCCTTAAAACCGCTCCGCTGAATGAAAAACGGCTCCATGAAGAGAGCATCGAGGTATTGGTTCCGGAGATTACCGAACTAAAAACGGCACTAACAACTCAAAAACAGGAACAAACCAATCTGTTTTTATCCTCGCTTAATTTATCCGATCACCGCTATCTAACCAAAGAGCAAATTATCGCTTCGCTTAAAAGTGCTCCCCCCTCTACACAAACCTACGGTACCCTCAGTGTAGAGATTTTACGCGATGTTTTGGCGCGACATCTGCACACTCCTCTTACCTCGGTTACTAACGATGATTTGATTGTTGAGATTGACAAACAGCTTCATCTGCCGCATCGGATCGAACCGCTGGAATATACGCTGTCGCTTCATTTGGATATTCATGAGCTGAGCCGACAAATCTGGAATGAAGAAGAGCTTACCATTACAACGATGGTAGAAGAACAAAGTATTCAGGAAGAGCGGATTTTTTTGCAAGAACTTGAGCACCTCGTCGAAGAGTGCCGCACCCGCTCAAAACTTTTAGAGATCGATGACGAATCGCTTTATGAGATCGTGTATGAACTATTGCTCCCTTATCTTACTCTGACGCCGCATATCAGTTCTAAAACCTCTCGACGGGTACTGTTCGCCTATGATCAGCGAATTGCGGGGGAACTGCTCAAACGTCAGCGCCAAGCGCTCCTTGCCCGAACGGTTCGCGATTTTAAAAACCTTTTCCCTCTGGCACGCTCGCTTCGACGACGCCTTATTTTCCACACGGGACCGACGAACAGCGGTAAAACCTATACGGCGTTTCAGCAGCTGAAAAAGGCGGGGACGGGATACTATCTTGCCCCATTGCGTTTGTTAGCGCTGGAGGGATATGAGAACCTTAGAGAACAGGGGGTCAGTGCATCGTTGATTACCGGAGAAGAACAGCTCCTCGATGAAGACGCAACCCACATCAGCTCCACCATCGAGATGCTCAGTTTTGAGAGCGAAGTCGACTGCTGCGTTATCGATGAGGTTCAGATGATCGATGACCGGGACCGCGGATGGGCATGGGCGAATGCTATTATCGGTGCCCCTGCCAAAACCGTCATCATGACGGGATCACCGAATGCAAAAGAGGCGATTATCGCATTGGCCGAATATCTGGGCGAGCCGCTGGAGATAATCGAATTCGAACGTAAAAATCCATTGGAACTTTTGAAATCACCGACGCCGATCACCGCGATTGAGCCGAAAACCGCCGTTATCGCGTTTACCCGTTCCAACGCTCTTCGTTTGAAACAGCAGCTTTCAAAAACGTATCGGACCAGTGTTATCTACGGAAATCTTAGCCCTGAAGTACGCCGGGAAGAGGCGCGCCGTTTCCGCGAGGGTGAGACTGATATTCTAGTCGCCACCGATGCGATCAGCATGGGGCTGAATTTGCCGATCAAAACACTGCTGTTTTCCAAAGCGGACAAATTTGACGGCCAGAACCAGCGCAATCTCACCGCTACCGAAGTGCGGCAGATTTCGGGCAGGGCAGGGCGCTACGGACTGAGTGAGAAGGGATATGTCGGGGCTCTCACCGCCGATGTTCTTAAAACGATCAGTTCCCTTTTTACCAAAGCGATCGAACCGATTGTATTGCCGTTTAACGTGATGGCCAACTTTGATCACATCATGCTCGTTTCCAATATTTTGGAAGAAAAATCTCTCTCAAATATCGTCGATTTCTTTGTCCGGAACATGAAATTCGAAGGGCCGTTCCGTGCAGCGAATCTCGAATCGATGCAGGAAGCTTCCGCTATCGTAGACCGCTACGATCTGGATATGCGGACCAAATACACCCTTGCGACCGCACCCCTTTCAACCTCATCGCCTTTGGTTATGGCGGCATTTGAACGCTATGTCAGGGCACTAGAGCAGAAAAAACCGATCGCCTATATTCCCCCGCAGCGTTTGGGACTTCATGCACTATCGATGGAAGAGCTTCAAGAAGCGGAAGATCGGATCAAAGAGATCAGTCTCTATTTATGGCTTTCATATCGTTTGGGAGAATTTTTTGTTGATGCGGAGAAAGCGCGGACATTTCGGGGAGAACTCAACCGATTTATCGAAAATTCTCTTCAACAAAGCCATTTTGTCCCCCGCTGTAAAACCTGCGGAAAACCACTCGCACCGAATGCTGAATTTTCGATTTGTCAAAGCTGTTTTAATAACCTGAACCGTTCCAAAGCTCAACAAGCACGCTCTAATCCTGCAGAGAAAAAGTACTCTTCAAAGCGCCGTTAG
- a CDS encoding HD-GYP domain-containing protein has protein sequence MYVEIEKWLLDIGDVLEFDLFMAEGKLTEKTLLLSKHIPINSDIKIEIDSRHAIYVRQSDLEAYNIFVDKIAQAVARNEHIPVIKKAAIIYRQASVILDEMFENPEELENVPKTKKVVNTFVNTIFSDTHAIESMIKITAYDYYTHTHSINVCIYSLSLGSYLELNSITLQELGMSALLHDLGKSRVDPKITNKKGRLTEDEFDEMKHHPLYGHTIALKIGIRDNRILDGIRHHHEKLDGSGYPDGLMGNSITLFARIIAVCDVFDALSTQRSYKERMSSYDTLLLMKKTMQHHLDMVLVDSFIKMQQHSDALTAL, from the coding sequence ATGTACGTAGAGATTGAAAAATGGCTTTTGGACATCGGTGACGTACTGGAGTTTGATCTCTTCATGGCAGAGGGAAAACTCACGGAAAAAACCTTATTGTTGTCAAAGCACATCCCTATCAATTCGGATATAAAAATAGAAATTGATAGCCGGCATGCAATCTATGTTCGTCAATCCGATCTTGAGGCATACAATATTTTTGTCGATAAAATCGCGCAGGCGGTTGCACGAAACGAACATATTCCTGTTATAAAAAAAGCAGCCATAATTTATCGTCAGGCATCGGTTATTTTGGACGAAATGTTTGAAAATCCCGAAGAGCTTGAAAATGTCCCTAAAACCAAAAAAGTAGTCAATACATTCGTCAATACGATTTTCAGCGATACGCATGCAATCGAATCGATGATTAAAATTACCGCGTACGATTACTATACCCATACCCATTCGATTAACGTTTGCATCTATTCTCTGAGTCTTGGATCGTATTTGGAACTAAATTCCATAACCCTTCAGGAACTTGGGATGTCAGCCTTGCTTCATGATTTGGGAAAAAGCAGAGTCGATCCGAAAATAACGAACAAAAAAGGGCGGTTGACTGAGGATGAATTTGATGAAATGAAACATCATCCTCTCTATGGCCATACAATCGCTTTAAAAATAGGAATTCGCGATAATCGGATTTTAGACGGGATTCGCCACCATCATGAAAAACTTGACGGGAGCGGCTATCCCGACGGGCTTATGGGAAACAGCATAACGCTTTTTGCCCGTATTATTGCAGTCTGTGATGTATTTGACGCCCTTTCTACACAACGTTCCTATAAAGAGAGGATGAGTTCCTACGATACGCTGCTGTTAATGAAAAAAACGATGCAGCATCATCTGGATATGGTGCTGGTTGACTCATTTATCAAAATGCAGCAGCATAGTGATGCTCTAACGGCGCTTTGA
- a CDS encoding HD-GYP domain-containing protein, producing the protein MKQKKYKRIDKRLITEGSQIDFNLFLTNETKTHMTLFLQSDSAVDGNAKVRLREIETLYISEEEEDRYKVFVDKQLQSIARNREISTEQKARLVYEKATEAIDSMFKNPESLENVKNVQPVVNSFIEIILNDSSAVESLMKITAHDYYTHTHSINVSIYTLSLGAFLGISGKELEVLGMAAVLHDLGKSKVDYEIINKNGKLTDEEFAQMKHHPSLGHEIALALGITDERILTGIRHHHEKIEGGGYPDNLKGDQISQFARIIGTCDVFDALSTKRSYKDPMTSFESLQLMKQQMVGHLDMDIVNSFIKMLHKQGKS; encoded by the coding sequence ATGAAGCAAAAAAAGTACAAGCGAATCGATAAACGGCTGATTACCGAAGGATCGCAAATCGACTTTAATCTTTTTTTGACCAATGAAACAAAAACTCATATGACCCTTTTTTTACAAAGCGACAGTGCGGTAGACGGAAATGCAAAAGTACGGCTTCGCGAAATCGAAACACTGTATATCTCCGAAGAAGAAGAGGACCGATACAAAGTATTTGTCGATAAGCAGCTCCAAAGTATTGCACGAAACAGGGAAATTTCGACAGAACAAAAAGCTCGATTGGTTTATGAAAAAGCGACCGAAGCGATAGATTCGATGTTTAAAAATCCCGAATCGCTGGAGAATGTTAAAAACGTTCAACCGGTTGTCAACAGCTTTATCGAAATCATACTGAATGACAGCAGTGCCGTTGAATCGTTGATGAAGATTACGGCACATGATTACTATACCCATACCCATTCCATTAACGTCAGTATCTATACGCTTAGTCTCGGTGCATTTTTGGGGATCAGCGGAAAAGAGTTGGAAGTGCTGGGAATGGCGGCAGTTTTGCACGATTTAGGGAAAAGTAAAGTGGATTATGAGATTATCAACAAAAACGGTAAACTCACCGATGAGGAGTTCGCTCAAATGAAACATCATCCGTCGCTCGGTCATGAGATTGCATTGGCTCTGGGTATCACGGATGAACGTATTTTGACCGGTATCCGTCATCATCATGAAAAGATCGAGGGAGGCGGCTATCCCGATAACCTTAAAGGAGATCAGATCAGCCAATTTGCCCGAATAATCGGTACGTGTGATGTTTTTGACGCCCTATCGACCAAGCGCTCGTACAAAGATCCGATGACCTCTTTTGAATCATTGCAATTGATGAAACAACAGATGGTAGGTCATTTGGATATGGATATCGTGAATTCATTTATCAAAATGTTACACAAGCAAGGAAAATCATGA
- a CDS encoding YajQ family cyclic di-GMP-binding protein — protein sequence MASEHSLDISAKIDLQAFKDAIAQAEKEVIGRYDFKGITYEINYREKEKQLILLASSDNKLDALKDIVIGKLIKRGLSSKALNELKTEDASGGARKATYKIVDTIDAKEAKKIVAEIKNLKTKATAQIEGEHIRVKSKQIDELQKIMAAIKGMEWEAPLVFDNFR from the coding sequence ATGGCATCAGAACACTCTCTTGATATCTCCGCAAAAATTGATCTGCAAGCGTTTAAAGACGCGATCGCCCAAGCCGAAAAAGAGGTAATCGGGCGTTATGATTTCAAAGGGATCACTTATGAAATCAATTACCGTGAAAAAGAAAAACAACTCATCCTCCTCGCTTCCAGCGATAACAAACTCGATGCTCTTAAAGATATAGTGATCGGAAAACTGATCAAACGGGGTCTTTCATCCAAAGCTCTTAATGAACTAAAAACCGAAGACGCCAGCGGCGGAGCCCGCAAAGCGACCTATAAGATTGTCGATACGATCGATGCCAAAGAGGCGAAAAAGATTGTCGCTGAGATCAAAAACCTCAAGACCAAAGCAACAGCGCAGATTGAGGGGGAACATATCCGCGTCAAGTCCAAACAGATCGATGAGCTTCAAAAGATCATGGCCGCTATTAAAGGTATGGAGTGGGAAGCCCCTCTCGTATTTGATAACTTTAGATAA
- a CDS encoding succinate dehydrogenase/fumarate reductase iron-sulfur subunit, whose product MNISIKRSNNDEVQIYNVELENTTLLAVLNYIKTKIDPTLTYSHGCRSGVCGSCAVRVNGREQLMCEYKPKDGDVIEPIRNTRVIRDLVVDTAFVERFNQAGEAWIGSAREENISVEEMERIETQSDCILCTSCFSACPVYAVNPDFIGPFALTRVWRYVNDPREGDSSAKIAAVQTNGIWDCTLCGECVPVCPQGIAPKQDISMLRTKSAMAGYSDPNMSFGGGLDFGSPMF is encoded by the coding sequence ATGAATATTTCGATAAAGCGTTCAAATAACGATGAAGTTCAAATCTATAACGTCGAGTTAGAAAATACCACGCTTCTTGCGGTTTTGAACTATATTAAAACCAAAATCGATCCAACATTGACCTATTCTCACGGATGCCGCAGCGGCGTATGCGGAAGCTGTGCCGTACGGGTAAACGGACGTGAGCAACTGATGTGCGAGTATAAACCAAAGGACGGAGACGTAATTGAGCCGATACGAAATACCCGTGTCATCCGTGATCTGGTTGTGGATACCGCGTTTGTAGAACGTTTTAACCAGGCAGGAGAAGCATGGATCGGATCTGCGAGAGAAGAGAATATAAGCGTTGAAGAGATGGAGCGGATTGAGACGCAAAGCGACTGTATTCTCTGTACGTCGTGTTTTAGTGCCTGCCCCGTATATGCCGTGAACCCCGACTTCATAGGGCCGTTTGCCCTAACACGGGTATGGCGTTATGTGAACGATCCGCGCGAGGGGGATAGCAGTGCAAAAATCGCAGCCGTCCAAACCAACGGCATCTGGGACTGTACTCTCTGCGGCGAGTGTGTCCCGGTGTGTCCGCAGGGGATCGCTCCGAAACAGGATATTTCGATGCTGCGAACCAAAAGTGCGATGGCGGGATATTCCGATCCGAATATGAGTTTTGGCGGAGGATTGGATTTTGGTTCACCGATGTTTTAG
- a CDS encoding FAD-dependent oxidoreductase, which translates to MSKVLIVGSGGAGLVSALSATESGAKVIVASKTLPTRSQTSMAQGGMNAVFGSEDSIENHIADTLRSSAGLGEEGRIALMCEKAPEAVRWCNTIGLPFSRDEKGEIARRTLGGASAPRACYAQDYTGLKLLHTLYDQCLKAGIEFRNDRFLLNLIVDQETNRALGATFLHIETGEVEEIRADAVILATGGYGALYGKHSTNSVQATGDGLAAAVRAGARLADMEFIQFHPTALKNSSILISESARGAGGYLVDSEGERFTDELAPRDVVARAIHDEMAKSGAVYLDIRHLGEDFINHELPQERKLAQIYEGIDPVHELIPIKPSAHYSMGGIEVNEKCMTSVSALFAVGECANHKTHGANRLGGNSLLELVVFGRECGKNAAEYGALHPAPVLENMQLAKDTNFVRGVMYFTNQIDFYQKQEMLANIFYNNVGLVRDDMGLKAVLGAIRQMQKELPFMGPRDKSKVCNTNLVEFIEFGNKIELAEIIVVSAISRVESRGAHYRLDAPERNDRMFGAHTITWKEDGVLCADFIQ; encoded by the coding sequence ATGTCAAAAGTATTGATCGTCGGCAGCGGCGGAGCAGGCTTGGTAAGCGCTCTTTCCGCAACAGAAAGCGGAGCAAAGGTAATTGTCGCTTCGAAAACACTCCCTACCAGATCGCAAACCTCTATGGCACAGGGGGGGATGAATGCGGTATTTGGCTCTGAGGATTCGATTGAAAACCATATCGCCGATACCCTTCGTTCTTCTGCAGGCTTGGGGGAAGAAGGGCGGATCGCATTGATGTGCGAGAAGGCTCCCGAAGCGGTTCGCTGGTGCAACACAATAGGTTTGCCGTTTAGCCGTGATGAAAAAGGGGAGATCGCTCGTCGCACTTTAGGCGGTGCATCGGCTCCGCGGGCTTGTTATGCGCAAGACTATACGGGATTGAAACTCCTCCACACCCTTTATGATCAATGTCTCAAAGCGGGAATCGAATTTAGAAATGACCGCTTTTTATTGAACCTCATCGTAGATCAGGAGACTAACCGGGCGTTAGGGGCAACGTTTTTGCATATCGAAACGGGCGAGGTCGAAGAGATTCGTGCCGACGCCGTTATTCTCGCGACGGGAGGATATGGTGCGTTATACGGCAAACACTCGACTAATTCGGTTCAAGCGACGGGTGATGGGCTGGCGGCGGCTGTACGTGCCGGAGCTCGTTTGGCCGATATGGAATTTATTCAGTTCCATCCTACCGCTCTTAAAAACTCTTCTATTTTGATTTCTGAGAGTGCTCGGGGCGCGGGGGGATATTTGGTGGATTCGGAAGGGGAGCGTTTTACCGATGAACTGGCACCGCGCGATGTCGTAGCACGCGCTATCCATGATGAGATGGCTAAAAGCGGAGCCGTCTATCTCGATATTCGCCATCTCGGGGAGGATTTTATTAATCATGAACTTCCTCAAGAACGAAAGCTGGCACAGATTTATGAGGGGATCGATCCGGTACACGAACTGATCCCGATCAAACCGTCTGCCCATTACAGCATGGGGGGGATCGAGGTCAATGAGAAGTGTATGACAAGCGTAAGCGCTCTGTTTGCCGTCGGCGAATGTGCCAATCATAAAACACACGGAGCGAACCGTTTGGGAGGGAACTCTTTATTGGAACTCGTTGTTTTTGGACGCGAATGTGGCAAGAATGCGGCTGAGTACGGGGCTCTTCACCCCGCTCCTGTTTTGGAAAATATGCAGTTAGCGAAAGATACCAACTTCGTCCGAGGTGTCATGTATTTTACAAACCAGATCGACTTTTACCAAAAGCAGGAAATGCTCGCTAACATCTTCTATAACAACGTCGGACTCGTACGGGATGATATGGGGCTTAAAGCGGTGCTCGGAGCGATCCGGCAGATGCAAAAAGAACTCCCGTTTATGGGACCGCGGGACAAGTCGAAAGTCTGCAATACTAATTTGGTCGAATTTATCGAATTCGGAAACAAAATCGAATTGGCGGAGATTATCGTCGTCAGTGCGATCAGCCGTGTCGAGAGCCGGGGAGCGCATTATCGACTCGACGCGCCGGAACGCAACGACCGGATGTTCGGGGCTCATACAATCACATGGAAAGAGGATGGAGTGCTATGCGCGGATTTTATACAATGA
- a CDS encoding AEC family transporter: protein MQTLFSILGIYLFIAVGFGAKWAFKEKIDDRTITLLSVYFLQIFLTFWGLLKRPIDTELLFAPSLYLAITLLALLLMIPLAKMLFHNPKERSIATVAALIGNTGNLGIPLGIALFGEMSVPFLTLINLVNVFVVYTIGVFYYSRGEFSVRDSLLNILKLPVLWAAMIAIALNLVGYVPSPAVDKTLMMGAYASMTMQLVLFGIYLYGIKLGEINLRLTAWVNGTKFILIPLIAFGVLHYVDMEPVVKGILFLELIVPLAVANVNLASLYHCSPRTVTVEVFTTSVVFLGIALILPTLLRMF, encoded by the coding sequence ATGCAAACTTTATTTTCCATTCTGGGCATCTACCTCTTTATTGCTGTCGGATTCGGTGCCAAATGGGCGTTCAAAGAGAAAATCGACGACCGCACCATCACCTTGCTCAGTGTCTATTTTTTACAGATTTTTCTCACCTTTTGGGGACTTCTCAAACGTCCGATCGATACGGAACTCCTCTTTGCCCCCTCTTTGTATCTGGCAATTACCCTTTTGGCTCTGCTGTTAATGATTCCTCTGGCTAAAATGCTTTTTCATAATCCAAAAGAGCGTTCCATCGCTACCGTAGCGGCATTGATCGGCAATACGGGGAATCTCGGCATTCCGCTGGGAATAGCACTTTTCGGTGAGATGAGCGTCCCGTTTCTTACCCTTATCAATCTCGTCAACGTATTTGTCGTCTACACTATCGGGGTGTTTTATTATTCGCGCGGAGAATTCAGCGTCCGCGATTCGCTGCTCAATATCCTCAAACTTCCCGTTCTTTGGGCTGCCATGATCGCCATTGCCCTCAATCTCGTCGGATATGTCCCAAGCCCGGCCGTCGATAAAACGCTGATGATGGGAGCGTATGCCTCGATGACGATGCAGCTTGTATTGTTCGGTATCTATCTGTACGGGATCAAATTGGGAGAGATCAATCTCCGTCTCACGGCGTGGGTAAACGGTACAAAATTTATCCTGATACCGTTAATCGCTTTTGGTGTACTGCACTATGTTGATATGGAGCCGGTGGTCAAAGGGATTTTGTTTTTGGAATTGATTGTCCCGCTGGCCGTCGCCAATGTTAATTTGGCTTCACTCTATCATTGTTCTCCCCGCACCGTTACGGTGGAGGTGTTTACAACGTCAGTCGTATTTTTGGGGATTGCGCTGATATTGCCTACGCTTTTACGAATGTTTTGA
- a CDS encoding D-2-hydroxyacid dehydrogenase — MKIVILDALTYSDTSLEGFESLGDVAVYQTTFSDETTERVCDAEVIVTNKVVINDAVMESAPNLKLICVAATGTNNIDHEAAKRRGIAVKNVAGYSTDAVVQHTFSMLFYLMGHSRYYDEYVKSGAWQREAVFAHIGPSFSELRGKTWGIIGLGEIGRGVARVAQAFGANVCYYSTSGKNDNGEYEKTTLSRLIENSDVISIHAPLNASTENLISHSELLQMKDGAVLLNLGRGGIVDEDALSVIIDVKPIFVGLDVLAKEPMKTSHPLLSVKHPERLYITPHIAWTSREARERLIASTIENIKTFVKA, encoded by the coding sequence ATGAAAATAGTAATCCTTGATGCACTAACGTATAGTGATACCTCGTTAGAGGGTTTTGAATCTCTGGGCGATGTGGCTGTTTATCAGACGACATTTTCCGATGAGACGACGGAGCGTGTTTGCGATGCGGAGGTGATCGTGACAAACAAGGTAGTGATTAACGATGCCGTGATGGAAAGTGCTCCGAACCTAAAACTCATCTGTGTGGCGGCGACGGGGACAAATAATATCGATCATGAAGCTGCCAAACGGCGGGGAATAGCAGTTAAAAACGTTGCGGGATATTCGACCGATGCGGTCGTGCAGCATACGTTTTCAATGCTTTTTTATCTGATGGGGCATTCTCGTTATTATGATGAATACGTAAAAAGCGGCGCATGGCAGCGCGAAGCGGTATTTGCCCATATTGGGCCCTCATTTAGCGAACTGCGCGGTAAAACGTGGGGGATTATCGGATTGGGCGAAATAGGGCGCGGCGTGGCGCGTGTAGCTCAGGCATTCGGTGCTAACGTCTGTTATTATTCAACGTCGGGCAAAAACGATAACGGCGAGTATGAAAAAACGACCCTCAGCCGTTTGATCGAGAACAGTGATGTGATTTCGATCCATGCGCCGCTCAATGCCTCGACGGAGAATCTGATTTCCCATTCGGAACTGTTGCAGATGAAAGACGGTGCCGTGCTCCTCAATCTCGGACGCGGCGGTATCGTCGATGAAGATGCCCTGTCGGTTATCATCGATGTGAAACCGATCTTCGTCGGATTGGATGTATTGGCGAAAGAGCCGATGAAAACATCACATCCTCTTTTATCTGTCAAACATCCTGAACGGCTCTATATTACTCCTCATATCGCATGGACATCGCGCGAAGCACGAGAACGTCTTATCGCCTCGACGATCGAAAATATCAAAACATTCGTAAAAGCGTAG
- the purT gene encoding formate-dependent phosphoribosylglycinamide formyltransferase, producing MLFSAPLKNNSKKIMLLGSGELGKEVAIEAQRLGIEVIAVDRYNHAPAHLVANRSHVVNMQDKEAVLKLIRKEKPDYILPEIEAISIDALFAAEAEGFCVIPNAEAVNKTMNRKNIRRFAAEDLGLKTSRYHFVSTYEDMCASAEDVGFPCVIKPVMSSSGHGQSIARTREDLAASWEIAKEARGDASELIVEEFIRFDYEITLLTARNGVETVFCEPIGHIQKDGDYIYSWQPMEMSKKALKRSQKIAKAITDGLGGKGLFGVELFVAGDEVYFSEVSPRPHDTGMVTLITQSQSEFALHVRAVLGLPLGFTFYGDGASAAFKSVVESTEPVVDVADEVFDDNSFVRVFGKPEAHVGRRMAVVLVFDKVNKAMKKAKKLIKKIKDA from the coding sequence ATGCTCTTTAGCGCACCTCTTAAAAATAATTCCAAAAAAATCATGTTGTTAGGCTCCGGCGAACTCGGTAAAGAAGTGGCAATAGAAGCACAGCGTCTGGGAATCGAGGTCATTGCGGTCGACCGTTACAATCATGCACCTGCTCATCTCGTTGCCAATCGCTCTCATGTGGTGAACATGCAGGATAAAGAAGCGGTATTAAAGCTTATCCGCAAAGAGAAACCCGACTATATTCTCCCTGAGATCGAAGCGATCAGTATCGATGCGTTGTTCGCCGCCGAAGCGGAAGGATTTTGCGTTATCCCGAATGCCGAAGCGGTGAATAAAACAATGAACCGAAAAAATATCCGCCGTTTTGCCGCCGAAGATCTCGGGCTAAAAACAAGCCGTTATCATTTTGTGAGTACCTATGAGGATATGTGCGCTTCGGCGGAAGATGTCGGGTTCCCGTGTGTTATCAAACCGGTGATGAGTTCTTCGGGGCATGGGCAAAGTATCGCTAGAACGCGTGAGGATTTAGCCGCGTCATGGGAGATTGCCAAAGAAGCTCGCGGCGATGCAAGCGAGCTAATCGTTGAAGAGTTTATCCGTTTTGATTACGAAATCACACTTCTGACGGCACGTAACGGAGTGGAGACGGTATTTTGCGAACCGATCGGTCATATCCAAAAAGACGGCGATTACATCTACAGTTGGCAGCCGATGGAGATGTCCAAAAAAGCGCTCAAACGCTCTCAAAAAATAGCGAAAGCGATTACCGACGGATTGGGCGGCAAAGGGCTTTTCGGTGTTGAGCTGTTTGTGGCGGGAGATGAGGTTTATTTCAGCGAAGTGAGCCCGCGTCCGCATGACACAGGGATGGTAACATTGATCACCCAAAGCCAAAGCGAATTTGCACTGCATGTACGCGCAGTGCTTGGATTGCCGCTCGGATTTACCTTTTACGGTGACGGTGCGAGTGCGGCGTTTAAATCGGTAGTCGAGTCGACAGAACCGGTTGTCGATGTGGCCGATGAAGTGTTTGATGATAACAGTTTCGTCCGTGTATTCGGAAAACCTGAAGCACATGTCGGGCGACGGATGGCGGTTGTACTCGTATTTGACAAAGTAAATAAAGCGATGAAAAAAGCGAAAAAATTGATTAAGAAGATTAAAGACGCTTAA